GCAGGACGGCGAGGGCGGCCGCCCCCGCGGCGAGCAGGACAATCACAGCGCCGACGGCCAGTCCCGCGACGTCGCCCGGAGCGCCGCCGACCTCGACGACGCCGAGCGCGACGAGCGCCGCCGCGATCGCCAGGACCGTTCCGGCGCCCGAGCCGAACGCGACGGATATTCTCGTGCTTGCGGACATCCGCGATCTCCTCAGGACGCGATATCTATCAGGCGCCCGGCCCACCGGCAAGCGAGCGTTGACCCACGCGGGACGGCGCGATAAATTCGACGGGCTTCTCCCAGCTCGGGAGGACGCAAGGAGGGACGGGGGCGATGAGCAACAGACAATGGCCAAGCACGGCCGCGAGCGCCGGCGGGTTCGGCGTGGATCAGGCGCTCGGGCTGATCCGGCAGGTCCCGCTCGGCGGCCTGAACGACCACATGGTCATCGACGTCATCCGCAAGACGCTGGCGAGCGCGGGGATCGACATCCAGGCGCTCCTGGACGCCGCGGCGCTGCGCCAGGACGAGGTGACGGGCGAGATCGTCCGCCTGCAGAACGAGATCTCGACGCTGCAACAGCAGATCGAGGAGAAGAAGTCGCAGGTCCAGTTCTACCAGGAGCAGCAGGAGGAGATCGGATCGCTGCGCGACAGGTTCGGGACCTGAAAGGGGTCGACAAGATGCCCAAAGGAAGACGCACGCTGTGCACGATGATCTGCTGCGCCGCGCTCTCGGCGTGCGGCGCCGGGCAGTACGGGTTCTCCCAGACCTACGCGCCGCTCGACGACGAGGAGCCGTTCCACGAGAGCGGGACGGAGCTCGTCTACGAAGAGGTGAACGGCGATCCGGCGGCGTTCGACGGCAAGCTGATCGCGTGGTTCGGCGTCATCGAGAAGGTGACGCTGACCGACGACGGCCGGTACGAGATCCAGCTCTCGCACCACAAGCACAAGCCGCGCCACCTGTGCGACTCGGACGCCGACGACTCCTGCCGCGTCACCGTGCACTTCGCGAGCGCCGGCGGGTTCAGCGCGCTCGTGAAGCTCACGCCCGAGGACACGACGCCCGGGCTCGACAAGGTGCAGCCCGGCTCGCTGCTCCGCGTGTTCGGCAAGCTCCGCTGCCGCCTGAACGACGACGAGCAGAAGGTCTGCGACTACGACGATCGCGGCGGCGTGATCCTCGACGCGGGCTTCTACCGGCAGTGGCCCGCGCGGTACTACGTGACGACCCGCGCCGCGGCCTCGATGCGCCGATAGCGCTACCCCCGGGCGGCTCCGCGCCGGCTCCGCCCGAGTTGTCGTTCGAGCTCCCGGGCGAGCAGCGCGACCCCGGCCTCGTCGAGGCCGCGCCCCCGGACGGCGGGCAGCTCGAGCAGCTCGAGCCGGGACCCGGACGCCAGGCGGGAGATCGCCTCCTCCTGCGCGCGCCGCCTCGCGACCGCCACCGCCGCCGGCGCGAGCCACGGCGCCGCATCCCCTTCGCCGCGGCCGTCCACGATCTCCGCGATCCGCTCCGGCAGGGGCGCGCCGTCGACCATGTTCACGACGATCCGCTCCATGGGCAGGCCGCGCCGCTCGAGGCCCCGGATCAGCTCGAGCGCCTCGCTCACGGGCATCTCCTCCGGCAGCGTCACGGGCACGACCTCGCACCGCCGCGGATCGCCCATCAGCCGCACGCGCTCCAGCGCCTCGTCGCGGATGCGGCCGGCGGGCACGGACGCGACGATCGCCGCGGGCAGCGACAGGACGTCGAGCCCGTGGCCGGTCGCCGGCGAGTCGAACACGACGAGGTCGTACCCGGGGCGGTCGCCCGCGCGGTGGAGCGCGTGGTAGGTCGCCTTGCCGAGCATCGCCCACTCGGCGAGGCCGGGCACCGCGTCGAGGAACGCCCGCACGATGCGGCTGCCGAAGACGAGGCGGTGCAGCGTCGGGCTCTTCAGGATCATGAGCCCGTACTCCTCTCGCGCGGACACGGGGTCCAGGTTGATCACGTGGAGCCCGGCCGTCACCTCGCGCGCCTCGCCCCCTATCGCGAGGCCGCCGAGCACCTCCTGATAGCGCGGGGGCGCGCCGACGAGGCACACGAGCGTCCGCTTGCCGCGCGCCGCGGCGCACCTCCCGACGAGCAGGGACAGCGTGGTCCTCCCGACGCCGCCCTTCCCGGCGACCACGACGAACCGCTTTTCGAAGAGGTCGCTCATCGACCCGGCGACGCGGACTTCCACCCCTCGCGCAGCGCCTCGAGGAAGCGCTCTCCGGCCTCCCGCTCCACGCCCGCCACGCGGACGCGCCACGGCCCGAGGACGAGCTGCACGCGGCTGCGCCCCTTCCCCTCGGGCACGAACAGGTAGAGGACGAGATCCAGGATCACGCCCGCGGCGACCACCGCCGCGCCGACGAGCGCGAGCTGCGGGAACCCTGCGCGCAGGCCGTCGACGAGCCACTGGATCCCGACCCACGTGCCGATCGCCAGGCAGCCGAAGCCGACGAGCAGGTGAACGTACCGCCGCCGGTTCTCGAACCGCGCCGCGTCGATCCCGCGGATCGGCGTCACGGTCCGCGTCCTGCGGAACTTCTTGCCGAGCACGGACCACTCGACGTCGAGCGTCATCGTCCCGCCGTCGATCGCCGCGGTCGCCTCCCGCCGCCACACGAGGAGGTAGCGGCCCACGAGCGCGAGGACGCCCCGGACGAGCGAGAACCCGGTCAGCACGGCGACGATCCGGAAAGGCGCGAAGCAGAGGCGCCGGGACAGGCCGCCCCGGATCACCGGCCCGGCAGGCTCGGTGCTCGTTGCGCTCTGGTGATCCTGCGTCATCGCGGCGTATCCTAGCCCATCGCTCGTTCGGGAAACAAGAGATCTTAAATCGATGTTCCACGCGCTCCGTCCATCGTCTTGATGCGCCGGCGCGCCGAAGCGACTATGATCGGCGGCGACGGCCTCGGGTCGCGAAAACAAGGAGAGGTAATCCATGCGTTCGACTGGCAAGGTGACGGCTCTGGTTTCGGCGGCGCTCGGCGCGGCGCTCGCCGCGGCGCTCGGGCTCGGCGCTGCCGCGTGCGGCCCGACGTACGTGCGCGGCGACGAGGTCGCGGGGCTCGACGACTACGCGATGAGCACCGGGCTCGACAAGAAGGACCTCGAGAAGCTGTTCGACGCGAACATCAAGTCGCTCATGGAGTCCGCCGTGGTGGCGAAGTGGAAGGCCGAGGCGGCGCCGCCGATGGTGTCGATCTTCCCCATCGCGAACGAGACGAGCGAGCACGTCCGCGATCAGCTCGAGGCGCTGCTCGCGAAGATGGAGACGCAGCTCATCAACAGCGGGGTCGCGACCGTCGTGGAT
The window above is part of the Pseudomonadota bacterium genome. Proteins encoded here:
- a CDS encoding penicillin-binding protein activator LpoB codes for the protein MRSTGKVTALVSAALGAALAAALGLGAAACGPTYVRGDEVAGLDDYAMSTGLDKKDLEKLFDANIKSLMESAVVAKWKAEAAPPMVSIFPIANETSEHVRDQLEALLAKMETQLINSGVATVVDHALQDQLIQEVIKQQGGVFDETKSAEVGRQLGAKFFLTGKVYDSAERSEDERRVQYFLFMKVVEVETGAVRWQNEANLTKGLVD
- a CDS encoding chromosome partitioning protein, with amino-acid sequence MEVRVAGSMSDLFEKRFVVVAGKGGVGRTTLSLLVGRCAAARGKRTLVCLVGAPPRYQEVLGGLAIGGEAREVTAGLHVINLDPVSAREEYGLMILKSPTLHRLVFGSRIVRAFLDAVPGLAEWAMLGKATYHALHRAGDRPGYDLVVFDSPATGHGLDVLSLPAAIVASVPAGRIRDEALERVRLMGDPRRCEVVPVTLPEEMPVSEALELIRGLERRGLPMERIVVNMVDGAPLPERIAEIVDGRGEGDAAPWLAPAAVAVARRRAQEEAISRLASGSRLELLELPAVRGRGLDEAGVALLARELERQLGRSRRGAARG